From one Musa acuminata AAA Group cultivar baxijiao chromosome BXJ2-6, Cavendish_Baxijiao_AAA, whole genome shotgun sequence genomic stretch:
- the LOC103988182 gene encoding U-box domain-containing protein 8-like produces the protein MEVEAELPEDFRCPISMEVMTDPVILSSGHTFDRASIQRWLDSGNRTCPLTNLPLPSSPSLIPNHALRSLISNFLSLRPAAAVTDDALLLARLSFPSDTPSLAAVLRLAQHGRHAARRLLADSGAASVLLRHAAAPDRPDLQELSLHALLHLSLDGDDARVGLVAEGALDPLVAALRGGSGSSAPALAATLLTSLAVVEVNKATIGAHPAAIPRLAALLREGGGRERREAATALYELCKFAENRRRTIRAGAVPPLLRLVSEGSERAVRVLGLLAKCREGKEEMRKLSGFVRVLAEVVRAGSPRAIEHALLVLNLVCSDSKVMAVEATEEGVLDLCSILSGDVNLKTSKNAMELALILKKGLFVGYS, from the coding sequence atggAAGTGGAGGCGGAGTTGCCGGAGGACTTCCGGTGCCCGATATCGATGGAGGTGATGACCGACCCGGTGATCCTCTCCTCCGGCCACACCTTCGACCGCGCCTCCATCCAGCGCTGGCTCGACTCCGGTAACCGCACCTGCCCCCTCACCAACCTCCCACtgccctcctccccctccctcaTTCCCAACCACGCCCTCCGCAGCCTCATCTCCAACTTCCTCTCCCTGCGCCCCGCCGCCGCCGTCACCGACGACGCCTTGCTCCTCGCCCGCCTCTCCTTCCCCTCCGACACCCCCTCCCTCGCCGCCGTCCTCCGGCTAGCCCAGCACGGGCGACACGCCGCCCGCCGCCTCCTCGCCGACTCAGGCGCCGCCTCCGTCCTCCTCCGCCACGCCGCTGCCCCCGACCGCCCCGACCTCCAAGAGCTCTCCCTCCACGCCCTCCTCCACCTCTCCCTCGACGGCGACGACGCCCGCGTCGGCCTCGTCGCCGAGGGCGCCCTCGACCCCCTCGTAGCGGCTCTCCGCGGCGGCTCCGGCTCATCCGCCCCCGCCCTCGCTGCCACGCTCCTCACGAGCCTCGCTGTCGTAGAGGTCAACAAGGCCACCATCGGCGCCCACCCCGCAGCGATTCCCCGCCTCGCCGCGCTCCTCCGTGAAGGCGGCGGTCGGGAGCGGCGGGAGGCGGCCACGGCCCTCTACGAGTTGTGCAAGTTCGCCGAGAACAGACGGCGGACCATCCGTGCTGGTGCCGTGCCACCGCTCCTCCGCCTCGTCAGCGAGGGCTCGGAGAGGGCAGTACGGGTCCTGGGCCTCCTAGCCAAGTGCCGTGAAGGGAAGGAAGAGATGAGGAAGTTGAGCGGATTTGTTAGGGTGTTGGCTGAGGTGGTAAGAGCCGGAAGCCCCAGAGCCATTGAACACGCCCTCCTGGTGCTGAATTTGGTGTGCTCAGATAGCAAAGTTATGGCTGTCGAGGCCACTGAAGAAGGGGTTTTGGATCTCTGCTCGATTTTGTCCGGAGATGTGAATCTGAAGACTAGTAAGAACGCCATGGAGTTGGCTCTGATCCTTAAGAAGGGGCTATTTGTTGGCTATTCATGA